ACAATCCTTTCGGCATCAATATCATTAAGAACATTAGAACCCATCCCTACAAAAGCATAATCTTCTATTCGAACACGTTCCCTTACTGTCGAATTCAGCCCTATAAATACACCATTAGCCACATTAATAAATGATCCTAAGCATGTAGATGCAGCAATAAAGTTGTTACTTTCTAAATTAGTATCGTGTTCCACTACAACATTCGAATTGATAATATTAAAATCTCCTAATGTTACATTGGCTTGTACAGAACTATGTGATAACACCACATTTCCAAAGCCCATCTTGCAGCTTTTAGAAATATAAGAGTTAGGATGTATAAAATTACAAAACTTCTCACGAGGAATATCATAACTCTTCAGCAATTGAACTCTCTCTCTCATTTTATCAGGATTATATAGAGCGTATAGAAATCCAATATCTGAATAATGGCTATACATAGCATTTAAATCTCTTGTTTTACACAATATAGGATGGCCATTAATATTTTCACCAAAGGCAGGATCATCAAACGCATAACCCAAAAATTCTGCTTTTGCTCCGTAGGACCGATGAGCATCTACAATTTGTTCCGCAATATTAACCGCGGTGCCTTTTCCTCCAATAACTATTATTTTCATGAGTTCCTCTCC
This Paenibacillus sp. JZ16 DNA region includes the following protein-coding sequences:
- a CDS encoding sialic acid O-acetyltransferase, encoding MKIIVIGGKGTAVNIAEQIVDAHRSYGAKAEFLGYAFDDPAFGENINGHPILCKTRDLNAMYSHYSDIGFLYALYNPDKMRERVQLLKSYDIPREKFCNFIHPNSYISKSCKMGFGNVVLSHSSVQANVTLGDFNIINSNVVVEHDTNLESNNFIAASTCLGSFINVANGVFIGLNSTVRERVRIEDYAFVGMGSNVLNDIDAERIVFGNPAKEYKRSLK